The genomic stretch CGTGCGGGACGAGGCGGAACTGGCGCGGGATCTGGCGGCCTTCGTCCGGGCGTTGCAGGCGACGCCGCTTCCGCTCGGGCAGGGGCCGGTGGGGTCGCGTGGCGTGCCGCTGGCGGAGCGGGACGCGGCGACCCGCGACGCCATCCGCGCCTGCGCGCAGCTGGGCTTCCTGGATGAAGGGGCGGCGCTGGCCGTGTGGGAGGACGCCCTGAAGGCCGCGCCCCACGTGGGCCCGCCTGCATGGCTGCACGCCGACCTGAAGCCCGGGAACCTCCTGTCGGACGGCGGGCGGCTGAGTGCCGTGATCGACTGGGGCGGCCTGACGCTGGGCGACCCGGCGGTGGACCTCCAGCCCGCCTGGAATCTGCTGGGGGCGGCGGGCCGCGCGGCCTTCCGGGAGGCGCTGGGCGTGGAGGACGCCGCCTGGGCGCGCGGGCGGGGCTGGGCGCTGAGCGTGTCCGTGATCGCGCTGCCGTACTACCGGCACACCAATCCGGGGCTGGCCGGGGTGTGCCGGGACACCCTGCGCGCCCTGCTGCCGGGCTGAGGCGCGGGACTGCGCGCCGGCTTCCGGTGCGTCCCGGGCCGCGCGCCCTATGATGCGGCTCATGACGAAGCGGCCCGCCGTGGGGGACAAGCAGGACAAGGGCAGTGACGTGCAGGCGATGTTTGCCAGCATCGCGCCCCGTTACGACCTTCTCAACCGCGTGCTGAGCCTCGGGGTGGATAAGGGCTGGCGCCGGGCGGCGGCGCAGGAGGCGCTGGCGCTGAAGCCCGCGCGGGTGCTGGACGTGGCGACGGGCACGGCGGATTTCGCGCTGGAACTCAAGACCCGCGCCCCGCAGGCCGAGGTGATCGGTAGTGACTTCGTGCCGCAGATGCTCGCCATCGGCCGCGAGAAGGCCGCCGCGCGGCACATCGACATCCGCCTGGAGGAAGGGGACGCGTTGAACCTGCCGTACCCGGACGGGAGTTTCGATTCGATCACGTGCGCTTTCGGGTTCCGGAACTTCGCGGATTACGCGCGGGGCCTCGCGGAATTCTGGCGGGTGCTCGCGCCGGGCGGGCGGGCCGTGATCCTGGAGTTCCCCCCGCCCCGTCCGGGCCTGCTGGGCAGCCTGTTCCGGGTGTACTTCCAGCATGTGCTGCCGCGGATCGGTGGGCTGATAAGCGGGAACGCCTCGGCGTACACGTACCTGCCTGAGAGCGTGCTGGCGTTCCCCGAGCCGGAGCGACTGGCGCAGCTGATGCGCGCCACGGGCTTCCGCACCCGCTACCGCCTGCTGACCTTCGGCATCGCCGCCATTCACGTGGGGGACAAGCTGCCGTAAGCCAGGCACATCTGCTCGACTCGCGCGCGTGCGGGGGGCAGCATGGACCCATGCGAGGACGGATGCGGGTGGCGGCCCTGTTGGTGGGCCTGTGGGGTGGCGGGGCGCAGGCCCAGGCCGCCCCGTTCACGGTGGGTATGGTGCGCGTCCCGGAGGGCCTGCGGGTCCACTGGCCGTCCGGGGGTGAGGTGGGGGTGCTGGCCTGCCGGGGCGCGACCCTGAGCCTGCGCCGGGCAGGGACCAGCACGAGCGGTCCGGGCCCACTGCGGGCGCTGCTGTCGGGTTCGCGGCTGATGTTCGGGACGGTCACGACGACCCCGACAACTGCCCTGGCCCCGGACGAGGTGCGGTTCAGCTGCACGCCAGCCTCTCCACTGCCGGACGTGCGGCTGGGCGTGGACGTGAACCTCCGCTGGCGCTGACCTCCCCGTATGACCGTCAGGCCAGGACGGGTTCTGCCTGTTCCTCGTACTGGCGGGCCTGGAGGGCCCACAGGTCGGCGTACTCGCCGCCGCGCGCGAGGAGGGCGGCGTGGGTGCCGTCCTCGATGATCTGCCCGGCCTTCATGACGAGGATCCGGTCGGCCATCAGGACGCTGCCGAGGCGGTGCGTGACGAGCAGCGTGGTGCGGCCGCGCGCCAGGGCGGCGAAGGTGCCGAACACCTCGGCCTCGCTGCGGGGGTCGAGGGCGGCGGTGGGTTCGTCGAGGATCAGCACGCGGGCGCCTTTGTACAGGGCCCGGGCGGTGGCGAGTTTCTGCTACTGGCCGCCGGAGAGGTCCGCGCCGCCGAACGCCTGCCCCAGGCGGGTGTCGAGCGTGCAGCTGTCTGTCAGGACGGTGTTCAGGCCGCTGCCCTGCACGGCGGCGTTCAGGCGCGCGTCGTCCTGCGTCTGCCCCAGGAGGATGTTCTCGCGCAGCGTCCATTCGAAGCGCGCGAAGTCCTGGAAGACGGCGGCGACGCCCGCCCGCCAGTCGTTGAGGTCGAGGTCGCGCAGGTCGGTCTGCTCCGCGCCCGTGCCGATCAGGATGCGCCCGGCGGTGGGGTCGTAGTAGCGCAGAAGCAGTTTGACCAGGGTGCTCTTGCCCGCGCCGTTCTCGCCGACGATGGCGACGGTCTGCCCGGCGGGGATGGTCAGGGTCACGTCCCGCAGCGCGGGTGGCTGGTCGCGGTACGCGAAGCTCACGTTTTTCAGGGTGATGGCGCCGTCTGCGGGCAGCGGGCGCGGCTGCGCGGGGTTCTGCACGCCGCCGGGCGCGTTCAGGAACGCGTCCAGTTTGGCGAACCAGTTCAGGTGCTGCGTGCCGCTGCTGCTCAGTTCGGTCAGGCGGCTCAGTTCCTGTCGCAGGGCGGCCAGCGCCGTGATCACCAGTGCCACGCTGCCCGCCCCGACCCGTCCGGCCTGCGCCTGCGCGACCACGAACGCGAATAGGCCCCCGGTGACCAGCAGCGACAGGGCCTCGAAGGGCAGCAGGGCCAGCAGGCCGCGCGTGCGCTGGGCGCGCAGGGTGTTCTGGTACGCGTGGGTGCGGGTCAGCGCCTCGCGTTGCAGGTGCGGCGCGAGGCCGTACAGCCGGACCTCCTTGGCGTACTCGTGCCGCAGCGCCACGCGCGACAGGTAGTTCACCTCGCGCGCCTCGGGGGTGTTCTGGATGAACAGGCTCCAGCCCAGCCGGTAGAACGCCATCTGCCGGGACAGCAGCGGCAGCAGGCCCGCCACGACCACCAGCGGCACCCACCACCCGACCAGCAGCAGCGTGGCCGCCACGCTGACGGCCGCCACCACGCCGCGCAGCGCGTACACCAGCGTGGACAGCAGGTTCAGCGGGCGGTGACTTGCGCCGCCCTGGAGCACCTCGATGTCGTCGTGGAACTGCGGGTCTTCCAGCACGTCCAGGCCCTGCAATTCGGTCATGCGGCGCATCAGGCGCTGGTTCACGTGCAGGGTGTAGTGGTCGGCGGCGACGCCCTGCATGACCTGCGTGAGGGTCACGGTCACCTGCGTCAGGAGCGCCGCGCCCACCCACGCGACCGCCAGCACCGTCAGGTTCACGCTCTGCCCGGCCAGCAGGCCGCTCACGCCGTCCACGGTCCACTTCCCGATCAGGATGGTCACGGCGGGCAGCGCGCCCTGCGCGGCGCCACTCAGGAACAGACCTGCCGTGATCAGCGGCTGGGCGCGCCACAGGTCCGGCAGGGTCAGGCGCAGGGTGCGCCACAGGTCACGGGCAGGCAGGGAGGCGCTCGTCATGGGAGGCCCGCAGCGTACGGGAACGCACCCGGGGCGTGGGCTGCAGGTGCGCTTGACGGCCGCGTGATCAGTTCAGGGTCTTGATGTATGCGTGCAGGTCAGCCACCTGCGCGTCGCTGATCTGCGCTTCCCCGTAACGGGGCATGGTCGCGGACAGTTCCCGCTCGGGGGTTTTGCCTTCCCGCAGGGTGGTGGCGAACTGCGCCAGCGTCCAGCTCCTGGGTCCGTCGGCGGTCACGAGGCTGGGCCCGATCTGACCCTGACCGTTCGCGCCGTGGCAGCCCGCGCAGTTCCCGGCGAAGACTGTCTGCCCGGCCTGGGCGTCCCCGGCAGCCTCGGTGTCGCCCGCCGCTGTGTCGGGGGTGCCGCCAGCGGCCGCCTCCCCTGCGGCGCTGCTGGCGCCCTCGCCGGCGGCCATGTCACCCGAGTCCGCCTCACCAGACGCACCTTCCCCCGCCGTGCCCCCGCTCGCCATACCTTCTCCGCTGGCCATGCTGTCCTCACCGGTGCCCGTGTCGCTCTTGCCTGCGTCGGCGGGGCCGTTCTCGTTGGCGTTGGCGGGCGCGGTGCTCGCGGGGGTAGCCTCGGCCGGTTTGCCCATCAGTTGCGGCGTGGCGATCAGCAGGCCCACGCCCAGGATCAGGCCCAGCGTGACGCCCAGCCCCCAGGACGCCACGCTGCCCCGCACCCACTGGTCCCGCCGGGGGGCGGCGGGGGCCTCGCCCTGCTGCGGGGTGGGACGCTGCGCGTCACGGCGGGCCGGGGTGGAGTGGGGTACGTTCATGCGCGGAGCATACCGCCCGGTCAGCCGGGCAGAAATCCCGCGCTGCATGAGCGATCCTTCATGCAGCGCGGGGCGTCACAGCAGCGGGGCGGGGGGCGCGGCGCGGTCCTCGTCCGGCCACCACTGCCGCGCGGCGAGGTCGCAGCGGCCGTCCCTGAACTCCACGCCCTCGGCCATCAGCAGGCGTTCCTGCATGTCCCCGAAGCCGACCTTGTGGGTGCTGACGCGGCCCTGCGCGTTGATCACCCGCTGCCACGGCAGATCTGATCCGCCGACCAGCGAGTTCAGCACGAAGCCCGCCTGCCGCGCCGCACCGGGATTCCCGGCCAGCAGGGCCAGCTGTCCGTAGGTCATGACGCGGCCCTCGGGAATGCGGGCCACCAGCGCCAGGACACGCTCGCGGAAGCCGGGGGTCGGGTCGGGGGTGGTCATGCCGGGGCTGGTCATACGCGCATTCTGGCAGGCAGGGGTGCGGCGTGGCAGGGGCAGCGTCTCGTGGTGGGACAGCGGGTCAGCGTTTCGCGGCGGTGGGGGCGGGCTCGGCCGACGCGCCGTCGGCGGTCACGCCATTGACGAGCGCTTCGCGGATACCCTGCGCGATCCCCAGCGCCACGCGGTCGAGATAGTTGCTGTCTTGCAGGTTCTGCCCGTCCACGGGGTGGCTGGCGAAGCCGATCTCGACCAGCGCGGCCGGGACGCGGCTGTTGCGCAGCACGCCCAGGGACTGGCTGTTCTTCAGGCCCTTGTCGAACGCGCCGGTCTGCTGCACCATCTGCGTCTGGAGCAGCGCGGCCAGGGCGCTGCTGCGCGCGTGGTTGGGGTTCCAC from Deinococcus soli (ex Cha et al. 2016) encodes the following:
- a CDS encoding aminoglycoside phosphotransferase family protein; its protein translation is MTDAPPPMHDSEVRVDAALVTRLLARQCPQWAGLPVTLLRHSGTDNAVVRLGDGLVARLPRIGWAAADVAKEARWLPLLAPGLPLRVPEVLFTGVPGAGYPFGWGVYGWLPGVDAAVGTVRDEAELARDLAAFVRALQATPLPLGQGPVGSRGVPLAERDAATRDAIRACAQLGFLDEGAALAVWEDALKAAPHVGPPAWLHADLKPGNLLSDGGRLSAVIDWGGLTLGDPAVDLQPAWNLLGAAGRAAFREALGVEDAAWARGRGWALSVSVIALPYYRHTNPGLAGVCRDTLRALLPG
- the ubiE gene encoding bifunctional demethylmenaquinone methyltransferase/2-methoxy-6-polyprenyl-1,4-benzoquinol methylase UbiE: MTKRPAVGDKQDKGSDVQAMFASIAPRYDLLNRVLSLGVDKGWRRAAAQEALALKPARVLDVATGTADFALELKTRAPQAEVIGSDFVPQMLAIGREKAAARHIDIRLEEGDALNLPYPDGSFDSITCAFGFRNFADYARGLAEFWRVLAPGGRAVILEFPPPRPGLLGSLFRVYFQHVLPRIGGLISGNASAYTYLPESVLAFPEPERLAQLMRATGFRTRYRLLTFGIAAIHVGDKLP
- a CDS encoding ATP-binding cassette domain-containing protein codes for the protein MTSASLPARDLWRTLRLTLPDLWRAQPLITAGLFLSGAAQGALPAVTILIGKWTVDGVSGLLAGQSVNLTVLAVAWVGAALLTQVTVTLTQVMQGVAADHYTLHVNQRLMRRMTELQGLDVLEDPQFHDDIEVLQGGASHRPLNLLSTLVYALRGVVAAVSVAATLLLVGWWVPLVVVAGLLPLLSRQMAFYRLGWSLFIQNTPEAREVNYLSRVALRHEYAKEVRLYGLAPHLQREALTRTHAYQNTLRAQRTRGLLALLPFEALSLLVTGGLFAFVVAQAQAGRVGAGSVALVITALAALRQELSRLTELSSSGTQHLNWFAKLDAFLNAPGGVQNPAQPRPLPADGAITLKNVSFAYRDQPPALRDVTLTIPAGQTVAIVGENGAGKSTLVKLLLRYYDPTAGRILIGTGAEQTDLRDLDLNDWRAGVAAVFQDFARFEWTLRENILLGQTQDDARLNAAVQGSGLNTVLTDSCTLDTRLGQAFGGADLSGGQ
- a CDS encoding c-type cytochrome is translated as MNVPHSTPARRDAQRPTPQQGEAPAAPRRDQWVRGSVASWGLGVTLGLILGVGLLIATPQLMGKPAEATPASTAPANANENGPADAGKSDTGTGEDSMASGEGMASGGTAGEGASGEADSGDMAAGEGASSAAGEAAAGGTPDTAAGDTEAAGDAQAGQTVFAGNCAGCHGANGQGQIGPSLVTADGPRSWTLAQFATTLREGKTPERELSATMPRYGEAQISDAQVADLHAYIKTLN
- a CDS encoding MGMT family protein, with protein sequence MTSPGMTTPDPTPGFRERVLALVARIPEGRVMTYGQLALLAGNPGAARQAGFVLNSLVGGSDLPWQRVINAQGRVSTHKVGFGDMQERLLMAEGVEFRDGRCDLAARQWWPDEDRAAPPAPLL